The following DNA comes from Mugil cephalus isolate CIBA_MC_2020 chromosome 6, CIBA_Mcephalus_1.1, whole genome shotgun sequence.
TTAACCTTCATTCAGAGCAAATAAAGCTGAGAGCGTACAAACGCACACCGGAGACTCTCCCTTGAGCTCAGCGATGAATAGGAGCGGGAATTATTACATTTTGGAGCGAGACATTGGTGGATGGTTACTATTGGTCAGCTGGGACAGGCTGTGATAAACATTCACTCAGGACACGGTGTTTTTCGGGACTCGTTTTTGCCGTTTGAAGAGAATTAATGCATAAAACCAGAGAATATGCTTCTGAGGAACGTCCACACCACGGtctaaaaattaattaaagcatATTTTGCCATTGTGACTGAGTCCTGCATGAAACGATCAGGACATCATCACACAGATCTGAGGAATATTTCAAGGAAATGGTATTCagttcacataaaaaaaaaaaataaaaaaaaaactctgggcTCCTATTAGAATGAAATGTGCCTCAAGCTCACAGTCAAAGTTTTCAAAACACACGGCAGAAATGTGTCATGCGCCGGGTAAATACAACTAGCTGCTGAATTTTGATCAGGCAGCCGGACGGAGAGCGGTGGCAGCTATGAGCGGACACCGTCTTGCCCCCTACAGCGTTGTGCATTCTGCATTAGCGTTGGGCCAGAGCTTAAAAAAGGAGATTAAAGGTCTGCTGAAGATAAAGGATGGAACAGACGACGTTCGCAAGCTGTAAAGTACTGTCAATTTTGGATGTCATGATGGGGAAAGACTTGGCGCTGCTGAAAGCCTGTCTAGTTACTTGCATTTCAAATACAGCAGATAGGAATAATGGCCCAGACTATGAAAATAAGGTagttatacatatatatatatatatatatgaacagtatatattacataaaataaaactttataaaaTAGAGAATGAACACCTACCTTGAGCTCGCGGAAGAAAATGCTGCTGCGTGCCCACTCCACAATGGAGAAGAGCGTTTGGTCGGCCATCTTGCACATCAGGCCAAAGGTGTTGAGCTTCTCGTGCTTGcccctgctggcctgctcctgcTGTAGATAGGCCAAGATCTTGGCCTGAACCTGCGGCTCATCCGGCTCACACTTAAGCAGCTCTACAATCAGGTGGGGGAAGCTGGGCGGCGAGCCTGATTGGTAGGCGTCGACGTAGGCATAGCCCATAATGGACTCTGGCGAGCTAGTGTACGGGTCTGGGTACTCGGACTTGATGGTGCGCGTGCCCTGGAAGTGTCCATATGCCGCCTGGTAGCCCTGCAGGCTGCCGGCATGCGGCGGCATGGCCATGCTGACTGGCGAAGTGACAAATGGGCTGCGGTCGTAGTCTGTGGGGGGCAGAGCAGTggcatggtggtggtggtggtggtggtgatggtggctGGTGTGGTGGCCGGCGTGGTGGCTCAGCGGGAGGCCCTTGGAGGCTGCCGAGTGGATGTTCTGGATGGCTGAGGAGATAGTGAGGTCAGTAGGTACGGCCTGCATCACCTGGCTCATGGCCTCAATCTTCAGGCCGTTCGCTCGGATCAGCgccttcttctgctgcttcagggCCCGGTCGCGTTTGTACATGGGGCCGAACTTGTTGCGACCGCCCCGCATTCGGTCCGCCCGCACAGCTGACAGGAAggacagggggaaaaaaggagacaAGGAAGGTGGAAGACCGTGTTAGCTCTGCCGTTCTTGACAGtgttcatgaaataaacagCCATTGTATGCAATTGTTAACGCAATCTTTAAGCTTAGATTATTCAGTATAACGCATACTTCCTTCATGAAGCTGTACAAATAATGAGCTTCATAGCCCTCTGAAAGGATGGAAAAACACTACAGACAACACACTTATTTTAGGAAAACCATACATGGATGTTATTATCCTCATTTGTAACTCGTATGTAGTGCAAAGGTCTTCATGCGGTGATTACGCTTGGAATTTACCTGTTGACTCTTAAACCCTGCAGATCTAACAGATAGCAACGTTACTCATTGACCAGAGATTCAAACGTCAATGAACTGCTCCGCTGAGTGATCATTGTACAGCTGGCCATCTCTCCGTCCACCATTCACAAACCATAgtacgtggaaaaaaaaaaaaaaaaaaaagcaagtatCGGTATAAAACGCAAACAaaacgctgttttttttttttttgcacaagcttttaaaatgtcactctTAATTAGAGGAAACTTTTtcgtttttaaaaaatggtaaATGTGAAGAGCCTGATAAAAAGTAAATGtgtgttcgtttttttttttttttttttttcagatgaaacaaaCATACCCCTGATACCCCCTGCCTTCCGCTCTTGGTGCAGGGTCCTGTGGTGAGGATCACAACGAGTCTGTGCTGCGGGCATTTCTAATGAACAAACTGGGCACACAGTGGACCGCTACGAGGGCCATGTGTGATCTGGCTGACTGCTGCCATGGGGAAGCGGCTCTGCTCTCTCTCGGTTGGGGGGCAGCGGTGTTAATTATTCATACTTAATTACCTCTTACCCTGACGAGGCTCGCCGAGCCCAGCGTGCAGCGAGCTAAAGGACGTCTGGGACTCGtgtgcagcagaaaaacactAACTTGTACCAATATTCCAGAGAATTAACcgatttatgttttattgtgcaCGGTAAGAGCGTCTCTTTCCTTTAAAGCAAATGAATGCACATACATTTGACCTGCTCGCAGAGACCAAATAGTCAGATAACGCAGCCATCCAGCTTGGGCCCACTCCAACTTGCAATGTCTTGACAGATGAATGAaagaacagaaggagaaaattGAAGAGGGGGTGTGGAGAGGGCGTGTTGGGGTTTTGAAGTTGGGGCGTAAAGATGGCcagacacacgcacgcacacgccgGGGCTGCCTTGGGAGTGATTTTAATGACCTCCGTCACAAAATGCGTCTGTCGCTGATCTGAGGGAGAGGAGCCGAGagggacacacgcacacacacacacacacactgtctcacCCACATGCAGGCTGTCTCACCGTTTCACACGCACAAATACAAAACGGCTAAAATAGTAAATATCACACGCAGGTCTGGACCGCGGAGGAAGAGGTGGCGAGGTGGGAGCGAGCCAGACGCCTCGGAGAGCCCCTGACGGCTTAAATGGTATTTAATTTATGCACGCACTCGCATATCACGCTTGAGGTCAACTCCGAGCAAAGTCTCACGGATTATCATGAGCGTTAAAAATTTCATcgcccaaaaaataaaaaaataaataaataaagaagaaataaggAGCCCCTGTCAAACGTATCCATTATACATTATTGTAGGGTGACTTTAACTATTAATGATTCTCCACAACAGCGTAATTAATGAGCTGAGAAACTAATAGTTGGCCCTACTGGGAAAACGAAATTAGGTCCTGACTGGCTTTCTTGCCCGCCTCGGACCCTGGGACCCACATCACATCATGAATATCcggatggggaggggggaggatgcAGGTCCCGCtacaactcacacacacagacacacacagatagccggagagagagagagagggattcTTTGTCTCTAATTAAACAAGGTGATTTGCATTAATGTAACACAGATTAAATATGGGAGGGGGGGCTTGCACGCCCGTGTACGGAGGGGATAAAGATGAGCATGTGTGTCTGAATGAGGTGAAGAGATGTTAATAGGTTGAATGCGGCAGCGGCTGACTTTATGATCACAAAGAAATCAGATGATCCCGCATCTTTAGAGGGTTAAAAGCTACATATACAGCTGTAAAATGGAaatttgtaaaaagaaaagaaaaaaaaaagtacaacatATAAATTGTGTAGCTGCAGGAAGGGGGTGTTTTTGGAGGTTTGCAGTTTGTGTGGCATAAACAAGACAAAGCAAAAAAGATTATGACGGCCTCCTACGCAAATGCAAGCATCGTCAGCTGAAAATGTCCTGTAGGAGTTCTTGAAAAGGCAAAGAATGCAGCAGCATTTAGCATCACGTACGAGTGcagaggagtaaaaaaaaaaaaaagaaaatgaaagctgAAGAATGATATACAGAAATCACATAGTGAAAAGGGAAACAGCAGCAAGACCGAGATCAAGAAGCCTAATTCTGTTAGTATGAAAAGGATCTGAGTCGGGAGATATTCTGGGTTAGCAGCGAGGCTTTGGGACCAAAGACGGGCTAAAAGGCTGATGCTGTCTTACACTCAGAGTTTCCCTTCCTTAAAATCCGAGAGCACgttcacacaaatgcacaaaccaCCCTCAAATTCCCAAAACGAGCAAAGTACAGCTCTGTTTCGCTTTCCTTAAAAGTAGCCAGAGCCCCCTGCACATCTCAAACACATACCAGCACTGCACTACACAGCCAGCACACCGCGCAACATCTTCCAATGCACACACCTACATGTAGCCCACTCAAACAcgtaacacacgcacacagcccTCCATGCTTATATCCTCTGATTTATGGTTGTTTAATATACAGGAATATTAAGCGTGCGTAGGTGAGGATCCCTGTCGGCTGCCGGCATATTAATGGGTCCCGCGGAGCCTTGCTGACACCCTGTTTGTCATGTCGGGGCCCCGGCCCCTGCTCTGGATGCGCCCTAtcccatgcacacacatgaataCCTATGATACCTATGCATAAGTAATAGGACAGCTCTCCCAGCCTTCCACCGCAGGTGCTGGGAAGCTGATGGAAGACAAATCAGGGCGAAAAGGGCTGGAGACAGGCGGGAAATAAAaagtggagggagagagatgcaGAGAGGAATATACAAACACTCAGCTGGTGGTGCTAATTTTCACATGAGTGGCTCTTCACAGGGATTTAATTGGAGGAAATTAATGAACAGGATTGACTttcgggtaaaaaaaaaataaataaataaaaaaaagactggtgGAAAATGTAATAGATGAGGGAGACTGTTAAGAGTCTCAGCTCATGTGAGAGCAACAAGtcgaaaaaaaaagttattatatGTTAAAAGTATCCAGGATTCAGTAGTAggccaataataaaaaaaaaatcaacattttatcagacaaagaaaaaaagtttgtgtcTGTTACGTCAACTTCAATTTTCAAACACTACACAGACTCAGCGAGGAGACAGGGCGCATTCAAACTCGCCACATCTCAAATACCACTCAGTCTTTAAGAAGATGCACTCGCGGAGGAAGTATTAGGCGGCTCAGTGAAGCACATGATGCAAGGCAACTATTAgcgagcagaaaaaaaaaaaaaaaaaaaagggaaacggTGCCGGTGGGAGCTGTTCAGATACGGCACGCTTCATCAGCTTTAGAGAATGACGTTCTCGTGGatcaaatctttttctttctctttctttttttttgtgcgtctcAATGAGTCAACGCTGGCAGAGATACAGCACGGGCTTCCACAGCATTTGGGCGGTTTAAATGCTccatgtgttgctgttttttttcttttttctttccatttctcatttttcaaGCGCCGTGACGTGACTTGAAATTTTAGACTGACAGAGTAAAGATGCTTTtttatcagcaaaaaaaaaaaatcaatgtttttaataaatactaCAATTGAAATGTTGGCAACCGAGGCTATGTGGCTAACATTAAATTAACTGTTAATTGTTGGGTTTCAACCTGGTATTAGTTTCCTCAATTTTGGAAAACATCTTGAATGTTAACACATTAGGTCAAAGGTAAAACATAGTATGATATATATGAATTACTTAACATCTTTGCCTGGTGTTGTCAAgtttaaatagttttgttttcaggtcAAGATAATAATCCTCAAATCTGGGATTATGCACTCATCTACCTTTTCACCTGGTTTTACTGATTCCTTTTTTAGTTTTGCAACATtaccaacacacactcacacagacttCATCGCAGCTACCTCCCTCGCAGCCCACTGAAACTGCACAGACTGTCTCCAGTTGGCACATTTATCAACAAACAACAATTCCAGAAAGACAAAAGTAAACAGGAGAATGCAGGAAAATACAGTTTGAGTAAACGTTCAAGTTTTCCACATGCTTGTTTTGCACTTACGCTGCAGTCACATGTTGCCACAGGCTGCGAGCAGCTGTGTAATGGAACGGAGAGACTGCAATAACTGAGCACCTGACCCTAAACCCCCTTTCCTCCTTCACCGCATTTGTACACATTTTTTGAGATGAAACGACAGCTTCTCCCTCCTGCCGGTGGCCTTCtgaacacctttttttttttttttttgtgggctCCTCatgaatatatgtatgtgtttacCAGGGAGAgctgtatgtgagtgtgtgtagtgtgtggtaagtgtgtgtgtgcggggggcggggggtgaGGGGTGTCAGCCTTTCTGTACGGGAGGTCTTCACTGTTTGTGGCAGGAGTCGCCCACCGGAGCCTCTGGCCCCTGACAGAGTGCTGCAGGGCCCCCGTCTTGCCCCCGAGCTGAAAGTTACCGcaagcaaaacaaatcaaacgcTGCCCCCCTGCCCACCCGGCGTCAGCTGGAAAAATGACGGGCCGGGACATTCTGCCCAGCGGCCATTCACAATTAACAGCAATTAATTACAGCGCACATGGCAGGTATAGGAAGGAGCCTCCGGAAAGATTCTTGTTAGGCtgtctttgttttactttcacgCTGTCAGGGTCATATTTCTTTAAcgtattaacatttttaatgcgGTTATTTCTTATTTCACGTTAGTTCTTTAGGGGACATTTGAACCGAGCTTGAAATGTGCGAAGACGTTTCGCCTTAACgttatttaaatatttccaaTGTCCTGTAACCTTAGGCTTTTAAATCCTTTTTACACTTCATTTAAAGATGACCACATAGTCTGACTATCAATTAATTTCtgaatgtgtgtaaaaaaaaaaaaaatctaatgtcATCTTTAGAGCAGACGAAGAATGCTTCTCCTTCTACTGTCTTTTCACTTCTCTGCAGccgtacatatatatagatataaatatatatatatataaaaagctcCTGAGCCGTGGTCAAATTAAACAAGAAGGCCTCGAGATGCTCCAGCCAAAAGTATCATCATTACCATTCTCGCCCTGCTGCCAAGTCTAATATTTTATCTATTACTTTGTCTGGCAAATTTAAGTGCACAGGGGCTACCAGAtagccccaccccctcccaagctccccccctccacccctcgaCCCATCTCAGTAAGCAAGGCCGGATTTCAGCGTACTGGCTGAAGTGAAAGGTTTCCCTTCATAATGATCGCCGAGGTTTTCTCGGTCAGAcgtttaaataaacacaatattctCCTTCCACACGGGCCGATCGCTCTGTAGCGACCTTTTGTTAAATGTCTCGACATTCACATTGACAGTGGGAGAACTCCACTGCGCCGTGATTAACTCGActcaaacaaatggaaaaagacaaGCTCtgtctgtttcactagaacttcgggagagagtttttttttttttttttttcttaaacaccTCTGTGGAAGTCCAGAAGCAGTCAACCTACAATTTCGGCTGCTCCATGTTCTAATTTTTTCCTCCACAACTTTCAGAAGCAGTAATTGCAAACAGGCATCATATCTTGAAAAATATACGATGCAGCGCGGCTGAATGAGATGACGCTGTCTGGATCTGCTTTTCCACTCGCGCAGATGTGCGCCGTTAAGATCATGTGTGTGTAGCGAGCGGTGTTTACTATAAAAACCTCAGAATGGACAAAATACGCGGTACAGTATTCATGAATTACACTGCATGTGCgctataaatacataaatattctCCGCGAGCATGCAGTCCTATTTTATAAATACTTAAAGTGAAAGTGAACCTTTGGGCTGTGTACTGCATCCAGTGGCTAAGATACATTTTACAAGCGGTAACCACAGTTCCCATACTtgagtgtttcctgtgttatttGCCTTTTTACTCAGATTTCAGCATTTCAGCTTCCCCATGCTTTCAATTCTGTATACGGCGTGCTGTTTATTCACActacatgtgtttattttgccaCATTACTACTTTTACTTAGCAGTTGACTTTCACTTGACCAAATCCACTGGTTCCTGGAAAGTTAAACGCTCAACACAAGCGACATCCACCTGCTCAGAACCCTCGAGCAAAACCTTGAAATCGCAGTGGTAAGTCGGTTATAATTGCCGGTTGTGTGCATTTGAAAACCCTTGCTGCCTTAAGCAACAGCTGTGTCTTATTTGTCCGCTCAGAAGTGTCCCCGAACTTTTATCCGCTCCTCGTTATTCACCCAGACAACTGCTGAACTTTCAGCACGTCGCTCCCGTGCAGTGCAGCTCACCATAACCTCGCGCCTGAGCCGGACGCAAGTTGAGTTACCGAAAACAAACATGAGTAAAAAGTTTGAGGTCATTCTGCTTttagaaccaaacacagagAGCAGCGAGAATACAAACATGTTAGCCGTACCTTCTAGCTTCATGCCGACAGTGAGGCACTTTTGGAAGCGGCAGTACGGGCAGCGCTTTCTCTGGGTCTTGTCAATCTGGCAGCTCTGGTTCTCTATACACGTGTAACGCTTGTTGTTCTGGACGGTGCGCTTGAAGAAGCCCTGCGGAGAGAACCAATTAAGACATCAACCCGCTTGACCCCTGCAATGCGATGGTAATTGGCCCATTCACACtcccagacagatggagagggaCAGGCTTAAATggatgctcacacacacaaacacacacacacacacacacacacacacacacacacacacacacacacacacacacacagaagttcTGAAAGCtatacacacatttatataagGCTTTAAGAATACATACTGTGAAGGCACGGAATAAGAAGCAGAACATGAGGCcatgctttttaaaaacaaatttctttttgttttatagtCATGTTTAAATCTGAGCATTTGTTATAGCTCCTAGTAAAatctcacaatgaaattattCATAAACTTAAATTAGATCATTTTATTCTGACATGAGAAAAAGATCAATTCTCCACATATCTGTTTTAGATATAGACTGTCATAATTTCATTATAAACTGTATCATAAAAGGTTGAAATTCTAATTTggtttctgtcaaaaaaaaatgccattagTATTCTCAATACCCTCTGTTCACGTAAAGACTTTGGGAATTGAAGGGAAGGCGTTTTTTCAACTCTCGGCTTAATTATTGAAAAACGTGAGCACAGGAGTCCAGGAAAATCCAATAAATTATATCCATAATTCACAGTTCCGGGATTACACAGATTCATACCTGCAACATGGAATTTATTATCATCAGCAGCAGTGGAAATCAAACGCAGAGAGGATGGTATTAACGTATTCTCGATCCATAACCTAGGAGGAGAATTTTTAAACCtggtctttaaaataaaataaaataaaaataaaaaaaaaacgcatgcGCTGCTGTCAATATCTCACCaaacacaaatttaattgacaatCTGCATTGCCtgatctgtcaaaaaaaaaaaaaaaaaaaagcactgctCTCGGTTTTGGATTATTGACTTCtctgtaccaaaaaaaaaaaaaatccatgctTCAGAGAGAACTTCTTTCTCTCCAATTTTCCATTTAACACACTGCATGTGCTATAAATATCTGAAGCGAACTGGATTCGAACTGGCTTTAAAAACCGCACAATATCACGTCTGAGGATTACGCGGACGACATCTAACTGAAACTGCAGCAGTCCTGAACTCTGAGCAGCAACTCAAACCAAAAATGGCATTCCtcgaggctttttttttttttttttttgtgccttttaaaCAGCTCTGCCCTTCTAACCAACGTGATATCAGAACCTGCCGTACTAATCTGAAATCCTAAGCCAGACAGCGCACAGGAAACATTCAGATAAGTTGAAACATTCGGGTATCCCTGACCTTGGTATTCCATCGtaaaaacactgcacacaaacagcaacCAGGAAATCGCTTTCACTGCGCACAATACTGACCAGACAAGGACTcagaaatataattaatatcACTGCTTTATCTCTTCTGATCCCGGCAACCTGTGTTACTTGCTCATGTAACATTCAAAAAACATTCACTGGTCCATGTTGCTCTGCCCATATTTATTCTCTTCATCTTCTACAGATCTTaagcatatatttttttttaaatatacccACTGCACACTCaatttgacctctgacctctcagtAGCGTCagtatttctctgttttttaagGTTATTCCGCTTCTCCTAGAAGCCTCTTGAAAGTCTTTTAAAAAAGACCTGTTGAACCATGCACCTTGTTTCAGCTTCTTGTTGTTACCCAGGCACAATGTGGTTCCATTTTTTACTTTCTACGGTCTGGTGTGTATCAGTAAAAACACTGCAAGTGCCGCGTGGATGTAACAAGGCAGACGCGTTAGTGTACATATGTCGAGAGCAAAGTCTGAGTTTGAGGGAGGATCTTTCtctatgtgcatgtgtgtgtttcttacgCGCAAAGCTCCGTAAACTAGACCCTGATCATGTGTGTGCCCTCTCCACGGGAGCAATTTTGGGGGTGGCTCGCTATAAGCTGAAAAATACTCGGGTAATGGTGCATTCTCTTTTTAGCAGAAAACTAAGAATTaaaatttacttttgtttttaggcAGCTTACCTTGGCCCGGAGCATGCCCCGGAGATCTAATGCACTTCCTGGCTGATGTAGCGCGTGttcaattttaaaatgaacttgTAACATGTCAGCTGACCGATAAATCAGTCCACCCCTGATGATCATACTTTTAATGAACGCGCTGCCTTCATTTTAGAGATAATCAATAGCAAGCTGCAGGTAATTATCAATACTATTAAAGTTTCAACAAGGATATACAGTACTTTATAAAAGACCTCTTCATCTGCATCctgcatgctcacacacacacacacacacacacacacacacacacacacaaacacacacacatgtgcacgaCCCCAGAGTGTTTTCCAACGTAAATGGGAAATGTGTGCACTGGCTCTCCAGCAGTCTGTGAGCTGTGCTGAGgctgaaaagcagcagagatgCCACTGACGCCTGCCTTCAACCAAATGCTTAGCATCTCAAGGTCATAATATGGGATAAAATCTATAACATCTGCTTTGAATAATGACCACATAGGCAAGAAATGTGCACTGCCGCATCAATACCGAGAGCTGCAATTTTACCCTGAATAGTGTTAACTCAGAGTCATTTGTCTTAGCCTAATTTTGTGCTGACGGGCCTCACTGAAccaaaagcataaataaaaacttggGAAATGCATATTAGTGCCACGTTGAGGGGAGCagcagacagaggcagagagggacaAACAGGCTGTTGATTGAGCTCAAATTAAGCTGCAACAGTTTGCTTTTGCGGCAGCCTCATTATTAAGTGGCGTATGGAAACACTCGGCTACCAGACTGCGCCGCTGAGCTCCTAATGAACTTGCGATGAGGGTTTCAGACAGTGGGGCACAAGCTtgtacaaacagaaacatcagcACTGTGTACTTTGCTTCATGGGTTAAATCCTCCCCCGCGTGCCTTGGTTGgtggttgcaaaaaaaaaaaaaaaaaactacaaaaaaaccTTGTGCGTGCTTTTGaactcctgtgttttttttccgtACCATTGCACACTTCACAAAATCATCTGACACTCACAGGAAGAGTTTGTTAGATCAACTGTCACAACAATATTTGACCCCTCGGCCTCTTTACTGTGGGTTTTCCTGTAATGTTAAGGGCGAGGAAACTGAAATTCGTGCTCTACTGTTACACTTGTTGCAAGTCACTCTAGAAAAGACTGTCAGATTAAATGCCTAGAGAGCAAAAAGACGGCAGTTGTGCAGATACAAATATTTAATACCACAATGCACAACAGAATTAACTTATCAAGTATCTCTAATGCTCAAGGAAGTGACTGAATAATATCAGAAGGCACACGAAACTCACTCTTAAATAGTCAtctgcatcaataattaactAACATATACACTGACACATACAGGAACTTCACATTAATGCCATTATTTAGTCACACACAGCCAACACTATCACACACAAGTGTATACAGACATTAAAGCAAATATGCAAAGGCCACCACAAGCATacgactacaaaaaaaatattactgtaacagttttttttttgtttttttttttttttttggaattcgAGGGTCACCAACCTTGCAGCTCTCGCAGGTCAGCAGTCCATAGTGATATCCTGAAACCTTGTCTCCGCACACGGGACACATCTCGTCCAAGTCTTCGTCATAGGAGTAGTCCATCATTTTTAACTGGTGTGCTGCGGAGGACacggggacacacacacacacacagagagaagtcTATTCCAGTGCTGAGCAATCTCTTTTCCAAAAGCCCGCTTTCATCCATCAAGATGAACCACGGGGAAACACGCGTCCAAACTGAATGAGAATCCCCCCCCCTCGTTTAAGTTctctcagacttttttttttttttttttttttttttttttatttagaggtTTAATTCGAGAAGGGGGCTTGCGATGAATAGTCGATTTTGGACCAAGTTAAAAGGACGCAACCATTTATTTCTCCCTCTCACTGCTCCTCTCGTCCACGGTCGTCGCGGACAAgagccaaaaaaataataataatgatagaagaagaagaaaaaaaaagctcatgaAAGTGAACCTCATAAATATGCATGCATCTAAGTCGTGAAATCGCTGGGGGAAATGGAGAGATATTAGACTTAAGGATTGGAGGAGAAAACGTTACCGCCCACAGACAAatgaagacacacagagaagccCTTATCTCTGCAGgcgacgagagagagagagagagaaaaaaaaaacattcaaaacccACTTGAACTAACATTATTTGTCTCTCTCTAAGAACGATCCGCGATGCTACAGGGCAGGAGATTTACTTTTTGCTGTTAGTGGTGCAAAaatgtcttgtattttttttctcttttttaaaaaaatctcaataGGGCATAATAATTTCTctcgctttaaaaaaaagtttggtcaTCATTAAGTGTGAGAAGTAAATCATTACAAAGGCTAAAATTAGTCCAATTTGATGTGTGCATATTTTCcgcactttttaaaattaatattttgggcttaataaaataaaaaaaggggtCGAATAGGTTGAGGTGCATTTTCGCCATGCGTCTTAGAAATACTTGCATGTATGAAACCGTGCGTGACAGCGCTCAGCAAACAGCCAAGCTGACATTTACAACTGTTGCAAAAGCATTTATGGCGCTAATCATAAAAAAAGCAGCCAGGATCAAACAGGAAAACCTCAGTGGATGTGGTCGTAAATGTGGAAATATTTTGTCAACTAGACGCCTTCCGTGGCCTTCAAATGTGTTACTGCTCCACATCAAAATCCACTCATTTGCTCGCTGAGACCTTTTAATTAGACATGATTTCTCGTTTGCTAGCGCGTTGCCCTGCTGGGATCCGCGCTGCATATTCCAGTTGAAGCAACAAGTTCCACCAGATCACgatatttttccccccacagaaGCTCAAAGCGAACTCCATATCCAAAGTTTCTACTGCTTCAGCGCGCACAGAGGAGAGGATGTTGAGGGCCTGTTTTCCGGCTGCGGATTTGGACACATTTTACCAGAGGGAAAACAGACTTTCTCTGATGATTGGTTGCGGCCATGGTAAATGGACGATACGCTTCTAATTGGTGATGTTCCTAACGTGGT
Coding sequences within:
- the nr5a2 gene encoding nuclear receptor subfamily 5 group A member 2, giving the protein MLPKVETESLGLSRSYGEQGHMPRNMQAHQLKMMDYSYDEDLDEMCPVCGDKVSGYHYGLLTCESCKGFFKRTVQNNKRYTCIENQSCQIDKTQRKRCPYCRFQKCLTVGMKLEAVRADRMRGGRNKFGPMYKRDRALKQQKKALIRANGLKIEAMSQVMQAVPTDLTISSAIQNIHSAASKGLPLSHHAGHHTSHHHHHHHHHHATALPPTDYDRSPFVTSPVSMAMPPHAGSLQGYQAAYGHFQGTRTIKSEYPDPYTSSPESIMGYAYVDAYQSGSPPSFPHLIVELLKCEPDEPQVQAKILAYLQQEQASRGKHEKLNTFGLMCKMADQTLFSIVEWARSSIFFRELKVDDQMKLLQNCWSELLILDHVFRQVVHAKEGSILLVTGQQVDYAVIASQAGATLNNLLSHAQELVAKLRSLQLDQREFVCLKFLVLFSLDVKNLENFHLVESVQEQVNAALLDYVMCNYPQQTDKFGQLLLRLPEIRAISLQAEEYLYYKHLNGDVPCNNLLIEMLHAKRA